A stretch of the Streptococcus oralis genome encodes the following:
- the pbp3 gene encoding D-alanyl-D-alanine carboxypeptidase PBP3 gives MKKIILSFMTLLVFGTASTVSAQEFDVAAKHAIAVEATTGKILYEKDANQPVEIASITKLVTVYLVYEALEQGTISLSTPVDISDYPYKLTTNSEASNVPMEARNYTVEQLLEATMVSSANSAAIALAEKIAGSEKDFVDKMRAKLLEWGIQDATIVNTTGLNNETLGDNIYPGSKKDDENKLSAYDVAIVARNLIRDYPQVLEITKKPTSIFAGLEIHSTNYMLEGMPAYRGGIDGLKTGTTDKAGASFVGTTVEKGMRIITVVLNADQQDTNPYARFTATSALLDYISANFALKTVVQKGEAYNDSKVTVLDGKEDNVTAVAKSDISIVQRIGSGTTPTLQFTPKSTSEMAPLEEGKVVGTLTYDDQDLVGQGYLTSDKPSFEMVSEKKVEKAFFLKVWWNQFIRFINEKL, from the coding sequence ATGAAAAAAATAATTTTATCTTTTATGACACTTTTAGTTTTTGGAACAGCTTCCACTGTTTCTGCTCAGGAGTTTGATGTTGCTGCTAAACATGCCATTGCCGTCGAGGCTACAACTGGAAAAATCCTCTACGAAAAAGATGCAAATCAGCCTGTAGAAATTGCTTCTATTACAAAACTGGTTACAGTTTATTTGGTCTATGAAGCTCTAGAACAAGGAACTATCAGCCTATCTACACCTGTTGATATTTCGGACTATCCTTACAAACTTACAACTAATTCTGAGGCGAGTAACGTCCCTATGGAAGCTCGAAATTATACTGTTGAACAACTATTAGAGGCTACAATGGTATCCAGTGCAAACAGCGCTGCGATTGCACTAGCAGAAAAGATTGCTGGTTCTGAGAAAGACTTTGTAGACAAGATGAGGGCTAAACTTCTTGAATGGGGAATTCAAGATGCAACTATTGTAAACACAACTGGTTTAAATAATGAGACCCTTGGCGATAATATCTATCCTGGTTCTAAAAAAGACGATGAAAACAAGTTGAGTGCCTACGATGTTGCAATCGTCGCTCGTAACCTCATCCGAGATTATCCTCAAGTTTTGGAAATTACAAAAAAACCAACTTCTATCTTTGCAGGACTTGAAATCCACTCAACCAACTACATGTTGGAGGGAATGCCTGCCTATCGTGGTGGTATTGATGGACTAAAGACAGGTACTACTGATAAAGCTGGTGCTTCATTCGTTGGAACAACTGTTGAGAAAGGGATGCGTATTATTACGGTTGTTTTGAACGCAGATCAACAAGATACCAACCCTTATGCACGTTTTACTGCTACTTCTGCGCTTTTAGATTATATTTCTGCAAACTTTGCCTTAAAAACTGTTGTTCAGAAAGGTGAAGCATACAATGATAGTAAAGTAACAGTTCTGGATGGTAAAGAAGATAATGTGACAGCTGTCGCTAAGTCAGACATTTCCATCGTCCAACGCATCGGAAGCGGTACTACACCAACTCTCCAATTCACACCAAAATCAACATCAGAAATGGCTCCATTAGAAGAAGGCAAGGTTGTTGGTACTCTAACCTATGATGACCAGGATTTGGTCGGCCAGGGCTATCTCACTTCCGACAAACCATCTTTTGAAATGGTTTCTGAAAAGAAAGTAGAAAAAGCCTTCTTTTTGAAAGTTTGGTGGAATCAATTTATCCGCTTTATCAATGAAAAACTATAA
- the sdbB gene encoding thiol-disulfide oxidoreductase-associated lipoprotein SdbB — protein sequence MKKVIFAGLSLMSLFLLIACGEKETKQTSSPKQPAVQQIAVGKDAPDFTLQSMDGKEVKLSDYKGKKVYLKFWASWCGPCKKSMPELMELAAKQDRDFEILSVIAPGLQGEKTVQDFPKWYQEQGYKDIPVLYDTQATTFQAYQIRSIPTEYLIDSQGKIGKIQFGAISNADAEAAFKEMK from the coding sequence ATGAAAAAAGTTATTTTTGCTGGATTGAGCCTCATGTCTCTATTCTTGTTGATTGCCTGTGGTGAAAAAGAAACCAAACAGACAAGCAGTCCAAAACAACCTGCAGTACAACAAATCGCAGTTGGTAAGGATGCGCCAGACTTCACCTTGCAGTCTATGGATGGTAAAGAAGTGAAGTTATCAGACTATAAAGGAAAAAAGGTCTATTTGAAATTCTGGGCTTCTTGGTGCGGACCATGTAAAAAAAGCATGCCTGAGCTGATGGAATTAGCTGCCAAACAAGATCGAGACTTTGAAATCTTGAGTGTCATTGCACCTGGTTTACAAGGTGAAAAAACAGTTCAAGACTTTCCAAAATGGTACCAAGAACAAGGCTACAAGGATATTCCTGTTCTATATGATACGCAAGCAACTACCTTCCAAGCCTACCAAATTCGTAGTATTCCAACGGAATACTTGATTGACAGTCAGGGTAAAATCGGAAAAATCCAATTTGGTGCTATTAGTAATGCTGATGCAGAAGCGGCTTTTAAAGAGATGAAATAA
- the ccdA2 gene encoding thiol-disulfide oxidoreductase-associated membrane protein CcdA2, with protein MESIIFLVSVFLAGILSFFSPCIFPLLPVYAGILLDDQGNSKSFRFFGRDVAWSGLIRTLCFIAGISLIFFILGFGAGFLGHMLYADWFRYAMGIVIIFLGLHQMEILHFNKLEVQKTVTFKQSKSNHYLSAFLLGITFSFGWTPCIGPVLSSVLALAASGGNGAWQGAVLTLVYTLGMALPFIVLALASGWIMPYFSKLKPHMILLKKIGGALIILMGLLLMLGQLNALSGILG; from the coding sequence TTGGAGTCGATTATATTTCTAGTATCTGTTTTTTTAGCTGGTATTCTGTCCTTCTTTTCCCCCTGCATCTTTCCTTTGCTACCTGTTTATGCTGGTATTTTACTGGATGATCAGGGAAATTCGAAAAGCTTTCGCTTTTTTGGAAGAGACGTTGCATGGTCAGGTTTAATTCGAACCTTGTGCTTTATTGCTGGAATCTCCCTCATTTTCTTTATTTTAGGATTTGGAGCTGGATTCCTAGGGCACATGCTCTATGCAGACTGGTTTCGTTATGCTATGGGAATAGTCATTATTTTTTTAGGACTTCATCAGATGGAAATCTTGCATTTCAATAAACTGGAAGTTCAAAAGACAGTCACATTCAAACAATCAAAGTCTAATCACTATCTGTCAGCCTTTTTACTTGGGATAACCTTTAGTTTTGGTTGGACCCCTTGTATCGGACCAGTCTTAAGTTCAGTCTTGGCTCTGGCGGCTTCAGGTGGCAATGGTGCTTGGCAAGGAGCCGTGTTAACATTAGTATACACATTGGGAATGGCCCTTCCTTTCATTGTTTTGGCCTTGGCTTCGGGCTGGATTATGCCTTATTTTAGTAAATTAAAACCCCATATGATCCTACTAAAGAAAATCGGGGGAGCTTTGATTATTTTGATGGGATTATTATTAATGCTAGGGCAGTTAAATGCCTTGTCAGGAATTCTTGGATAA
- a CDS encoding methionyl aminopeptidase, giving the protein MITLKSAREIEAMDKAGDFLASIHIGLRDLIKPGVDMWEVEEYVRRRCKEENFLPLQIGVDGAVMDYPYATCCSLNDEVAHAFPRHYILKDGDLLKVDMVLGGPIAKSDLNVSKLNFNNVEQMKKYTQSYTGGLADSCWAYAVGTPSEEVKNLMDVTKEAMYVGIEQAVVGNRIGDIGAAIQEYAESRGYGVVRDLVGHGVGPTMHEEPMVPNYGIAGRGLRLREGMVLTIEPMINTGDWEIDTDMKTGWAHKTIDGGLSCQYEHQFVITKDGPVILTSQGEEGTY; this is encoded by the coding sequence ATGATAACTTTAAAATCAGCACGTGAAATCGAAGCCATGGACAAGGCTGGTGATTTCCTAGCAAGTATCCATATTGGCTTACGTGATTTGATTAAGCCAGGCGTGGATATGTGGGAAGTTGAAGAGTACGTTCGTCGTCGTTGTAAAGAGGAAAATTTCCTTCCTCTACAGATTGGAGTAGATGGTGCAGTCATGGATTACCCCTATGCCACTTGTTGCTCTCTCAACGACGAAGTAGCTCACGCTTTTCCACGTCATTACATCTTGAAAGATGGCGATTTGCTCAAGGTTGACATGGTACTGGGTGGTCCGATTGCCAAATCCGACCTCAATGTCTCTAAACTTAACTTCAACAATGTTGAGCAAATGAAAAAATACACCCAAAGTTATACTGGTGGTTTAGCTGACTCATGTTGGGCTTATGCGGTTGGTACACCGTCTGAAGAAGTGAAAAACCTGATGGACGTAACCAAGGAAGCTATGTATGTAGGAATTGAGCAAGCAGTTGTCGGCAATCGTATCGGTGATATTGGTGCAGCCATTCAAGAATACGCTGAAAGTCGCGGTTACGGTGTCGTTCGTGATTTGGTTGGTCATGGTGTTGGTCCAACTATGCACGAAGAGCCAATGGTTCCTAACTACGGTATTGCAGGCCGTGGACTCCGTCTCCGTGAAGGAATGGTACTAACCATTGAACCCATGATCAATACTGGTGACTGGGAAATTGATACAGATATGAAGACTGGCTGGGCTCATAAGACTATAGATGGCGGCCTGTCTTGCCAATATGAACACCAGTTCGTGATTACCAAAGACGGACCTGTTATCCTGACCAGTCAAGGTGAAGAAGGAACGTATTAA
- the spxR gene encoding CBS-HotDog domain-containing transcription factor SpxR: MSKHQEILSYLEELPIGKRVSVRSISNHLGVSDGTAYRAIKEAENRGIVETRPRSGTIRVKSQKVAIERLTYAEIAEVTSSEVLAGQEGLEREFSKFSIGAMTEQNILSYLHDGGLLIVGDRTRIQLLALENENAVLVTGGFHVQDDVLDLANKKGIPVLRSKHDTFTVATMINKALSNVQIKTDILTVEKLYRPSHEYGFLRETDTVKDYLDLVRKNRSSRFPVINQHQVVVGVVTMRDAGDKSPSTTIDKVMTRSIFVTGLATNIANVSQRMIAEDFEMVPVVRSNQTLLGVVTRRDVMEKMSRSQVSALPTFSEQIGQKLSYHHDEVVITVEPFMLEKNGVLANGVLAEILNHMTQDLVVNSGRNLIIEQMLIYFLQAVQIDDTLRIQARIIHHTRRSAIIDYDIYHGHQIVSKANVTVKIN, translated from the coding sequence ATGAGTAAACACCAGGAAATTTTGTCCTATCTGGAAGAGTTGCCAATTGGGAAGAGAGTTAGTGTTCGCAGTATTTCCAATCACCTAGGTGTTAGTGACGGAACAGCCTACCGAGCTATCAAAGAAGCTGAAAATCGTGGCATCGTTGAAACTCGGCCACGCAGTGGAACCATACGAGTCAAGTCCCAGAAAGTGGCTATTGAGCGGCTAACCTATGCTGAAATCGCTGAAGTCACCTCCTCTGAAGTTTTAGCTGGTCAGGAAGGGTTGGAGAGAGAGTTTAGCAAATTCTCCATTGGAGCTATGACAGAGCAAAATATCCTGTCCTATCTCCATGATGGCGGTCTTTTGATTGTTGGTGACCGTACTCGTATTCAACTTTTAGCCTTGGAAAATGAAAATGCAGTCCTTGTGACAGGTGGTTTTCATGTCCAAGATGATGTTCTTGATTTGGCTAATAAAAAAGGGATTCCAGTTCTAAGAAGTAAACATGACACTTTTACAGTAGCGACCATGATTAACAAAGCCCTCTCAAATGTTCAAATCAAAACCGATATTCTGACAGTTGAGAAGCTCTATCGTCCCAGTCATGAGTATGGTTTTTTGAGAGAAACCGATACAGTAAAAGACTATCTAGACTTGGTCCGTAAGAACAGAAGTAGTCGTTTTCCAGTCATTAACCAACACCAAGTGGTTGTTGGCGTTGTTACTATGCGTGACGCAGGAGATAAATCCCCCAGCACGACGATTGACAAGGTGATGACACGTAGTATCTTTGTAACAGGATTAGCGACCAATATTGCCAATGTCAGTCAACGAATGATTGCAGAAGACTTTGAGATGGTTCCAGTTGTCAGAAGTAACCAAACTCTACTTGGTGTCGTAACACGACGAGATGTCATGGAAAAGATGAGCCGTTCCCAAGTTTCTGCTTTGCCAACTTTTTCAGAGCAAATTGGGCAGAAGCTCTCTTATCATCATGATGAAGTCGTCATTACTGTTGAGCCCTTCATGTTGGAGAAAAATGGTGTCCTTGCTAATGGAGTCTTGGCTGAAATCCTCAACCATATGACCCAAGACCTCGTTGTTAATAGCGGACGTAATCTCATCATTGAACAGATGTTGATTTATTTCTTGCAGGCTGTGCAGATAGATGATACTTTGCGGATTCAGGCTCGCATTATTCACCACACGAGACGCTCAGCTATTATTGATTATGATATTTATCATGGGCATCAGATTGTTTCAAAAGCAAATGTTACGGTTAAAATTAATTAG
- a CDS encoding GNAT family N-acetyltransferase yields the protein MNIWTKLAMFSFFETERLYLRPFFFSDSQAFFDIASNPENLQFIFPSQASLEESQYALANYFMKNPLGVWAICLQGNQEMIGSIKFEKIDEIKKEAEIGYFLKKDSWSQGFMTEVVTKLCQLSFDEFGLKQLSIITHLENQASQKVALKSGFSLVRQFKGSDRYTRKMRDYLEFRYIKGEFNE from the coding sequence ATGAATATTTGGACCAAATTAGCAATGTTTTCTTTTTTTGAAACGGAGCGCTTGTATTTGCGTCCTTTCTTTTTTAGTGACAGTCAAGCGTTTTTCGACATTGCTTCAAACCCTGAGAATTTGCAGTTTATTTTTCCCAGTCAAGCAAGTTTGGAAGAAAGTCAGTACGCACTTGCTAACTATTTTATGAAGAATCCTCTAGGGGTTTGGGCAATTTGTCTCCAAGGAAATCAGGAAATGATTGGCTCCATTAAATTTGAAAAAATCGATGAAATCAAAAAAGAAGCAGAAATTGGTTACTTCTTAAAAAAAGATTCTTGGTCACAAGGTTTTATGACAGAAGTGGTTACCAAGCTTTGTCAGCTTTCATTTGATGAATTTGGTTTAAAACAATTATCCATCATCACTCATTTGGAGAATCAAGCTAGTCAAAAAGTAGCCTTAAAATCGGGCTTTAGCCTCGTACGACAGTTTAAGGGGAGCGATCGCTATACACGTAAAATGAGGGACTATCTTGAATTTCGATACATAAAAGGAGAATTCAATGAGTAA
- a CDS encoding UDP-N-acetylglucosamine 1-carboxyvinyltransferase — MRKIVINGGRPLQGEITISGAKNSVVALIPAIILSDDIVTLDCVPDISDVASLVEIMEIMGATVKRYEDVLEIDPRGVQNIPMPYGKINSLRASYYFYGSLLGRFGEATVGLPGGCDLGPRPIDLHLKAFEAMGAKVSYEGDNMNLSAQGKGLHGASIYMDTVSVGATINTMIAAVKAKGRTVIENAAREPEIIDVATLLNNMGAHIRGAGTDIIIIDGVEKLHGTRHQVIPDRIEAGTYISLAAAVGKGIRINNVLYEHLEGFIAKLEEMGVRMTVSEDSIFVEEQSGLKAINIKTAPYPGFATDLQQPITPLLLTAQGRGTIIDTIYEKRVNHVFELAKMDADITTTNDHIIYNGGRKLHGASVKATDLRAGAALVIAGLMAQGQTEITNIEFILRGYSDIIEKLRSLGADITLVED, encoded by the coding sequence ATGAGAAAAATTGTCATCAATGGTGGACGTCCATTGCAAGGTGAGATCACCATTAGTGGTGCTAAAAATAGTGTTGTAGCGCTTATTCCAGCTATTATCTTATCAGATGATATTGTCACTTTAGATTGTGTTCCAGATATTTCAGACGTTGCTAGTCTTGTCGAAATCATGGAAATTATGGGGGCGACTGTTAAGCGTTATGAGGATGTCTTGGAGATTGATCCAAGAGGTGTTCAAAACATTCCTATGCCTTATGGCAAGATTAATAGCTTGCGTGCTTCTTATTATTTCTACGGAAGTCTTTTAGGTCGCTTTGGTGAAGCTACAGTTGGACTTCCTGGTGGATGTGATCTGGGGCCTCGTCCGATTGACCTTCATTTAAAAGCCTTTGAAGCCATGGGTGCTAAGGTCAGCTATGAGGGAGATAATATGAATTTATCAGCCCAAGGTAAGGGGCTTCATGGCGCAAGTATTTACATGGATACCGTCAGTGTAGGTGCAACGATTAACACGATGATTGCTGCGGTTAAAGCTAAGGGACGTACTGTCATTGAAAATGCGGCTCGTGAACCGGAAATTATTGATGTCGCTACCCTTTTGAACAATATGGGGGCCCATATTCGTGGTGCAGGAACTGATATTATCATTATTGATGGTGTCGAGAAACTTCATGGAACGCGTCATCAGGTTATTCCAGACCGTATCGAAGCTGGAACCTATATTTCACTTGCTGCAGCGGTAGGAAAAGGAATTCGTATTAACAACGTTCTCTATGAACACTTAGAAGGCTTTATCGCCAAACTAGAGGAAATGGGCGTTCGTATGACGGTCTCAGAAGACAGTATCTTCGTTGAAGAGCAATCTGGTTTGAAGGCCATCAATATCAAAACAGCACCCTATCCAGGGTTCGCAACCGATTTGCAACAGCCTATCACGCCACTTTTACTAACTGCCCAAGGTCGTGGAACCATTATTGATACGATTTATGAGAAACGTGTCAATCATGTCTTTGAGTTAGCAAAAATGGATGCGGATATTACGACTACAAACGATCACATTATCTACAACGGTGGTCGTAAGTTACACGGGGCAAGTGTAAAAGCTACAGACTTGCGAGCTGGTGCTGCACTTGTCATCGCTGGCTTGATGGCTCAAGGCCAGACTGAAATTACGAATATTGAGTTTATCCTTCGTGGCTACTCAGATATTATTGAAAAATTGCGTAGTCTTGGAGCAGATATTACACTCGTTGAAGACTAA
- the pyk gene encoding pyruvate kinase: MNKRVKIVATLGPAVEIRGGKKFGEDGYWGEKLDVEASAQNIAKLIEAGANTFRFNFSHGDHQEQGERMATVKLAEKLAGKKVGFLLDTKGPEIRTELFEGDAKEYSYKTGEKIRVATKQGIKSTRDVIALNVAGALDIYDDVEVGHQVLVDDGKLGLRVFAKDDATREFEVVVENDGIIAKQKGVNIPNTKIPFPALAERDNDDIRFGLEQGINFIAISFVRTAKDVDEVRAICEETGNGHVQLFAKIENQQGIDNLDEIIEAADGIMIARGDMGIEVPFEMVPVYQKMIITKVNAAGKVVITATNMLETMTEKPRATRSEVSDVFNAVIDGTDATMLSGESANGKYPLESVTTMATIDKNAQTLLNEYGRLNSDTFERNSKTEVMASAVKDATNSMNIKLVVTLTKTGHTARLISKYRPNADILALTFDELTERGLMLNWGVIPMLTEAPSSTDDMFEIAERKAVEAGLVESGDDIVIVAGVPLGEAVRTNTMRIRTVR, translated from the coding sequence AGCTTCAGCTCAAAATATTGCTAAATTGATTGAAGCAGGAGCAAACACTTTCCGTTTCAACTTCTCACACGGTGACCACCAAGAACAAGGTGAGCGTATGGCAACTGTTAAACTTGCTGAGAAACTTGCAGGTAAAAAAGTTGGTTTCCTTCTTGATACTAAAGGACCTGAAATCCGTACAGAATTGTTTGAAGGTGACGCAAAAGAGTACTCTTACAAAACTGGTGAAAAAATCCGTGTTGCAACTAAACAAGGAATCAAATCAACTCGTGATGTGATTGCTTTGAACGTTGCTGGTGCCCTTGATATCTACGATGATGTTGAAGTTGGTCACCAAGTTTTGGTTGACGACGGTAAATTGGGTCTTCGTGTTTTCGCAAAAGACGATGCAACTCGTGAATTTGAAGTAGTCGTTGAAAATGACGGTATCATTGCTAAGCAGAAAGGTGTAAACATCCCTAACACTAAAATTCCTTTCCCAGCTCTTGCTGAACGTGATAACGATGATATCCGTTTCGGTTTGGAACAAGGTATCAACTTCATCGCGATTTCATTCGTACGTACTGCAAAAGACGTCGACGAAGTTCGTGCAATCTGTGAAGAAACTGGTAATGGTCACGTTCAATTGTTTGCGAAAATCGAAAACCAACAAGGTATCGATAACTTGGATGAAATCATTGAAGCTGCTGACGGTATCATGATCGCTCGTGGTGACATGGGTATCGAAGTACCATTCGAAATGGTTCCAGTTTATCAAAAAATGATCATCACTAAAGTGAACGCAGCAGGTAAAGTTGTTATCACAGCAACAAACATGCTTGAAACAATGACTGAAAAACCACGTGCAACTCGTTCAGAAGTATCAGACGTATTTAACGCTGTTATCGACGGAACTGACGCTACAATGCTTTCAGGTGAGTCTGCAAACGGTAAATACCCACTTGAGTCAGTAACAACAATGGCTACAATTGACAAGAACGCACAAACTCTTCTTAACGAATACGGACGTTTGAACTCAGATACATTCGAACGTAATTCTAAGACAGAAGTTATGGCTTCAGCTGTTAAAGACGCTACTAACTCAATGAATATCAAATTGGTTGTTACTCTTACTAAGACTGGTCACACAGCTCGTTTGATTTCTAAATACCGTCCAAATGCTGATATCTTGGCATTGACATTCGACGAATTGACAGAGCGTGGATTGATGTTGAACTGGGGTGTTATCCCAATGTTGACTGAAGCTCCATCATCAACTGATGATATGTTCGAAATCGCTGAACGTAAAGCAGTTGAAGCAGGTCTTGTAGAATCTGGTGACGATATTGTTATCGTTGCAGGTGTGCCACTTGGAGAAGCTGTTCGTACAAACACAATGCGTATCCGTACAGTACGTTAA